One genomic segment of Drosophila melanogaster chromosome 3L includes these proteins:
- the CG6664 gene encoding uncharacterized protein, isoform B produces MESPCESESSLDGGTMLPPSPVSREQLQKRIESLTQQNKVLKAELDTFKTKCKVVQEENRCLKQASVIIQAKAEQEEEYISNTLLKKIQALKKEKETLAHHYEREEECLTNDLSRKLDQLRQEKCKLEQTLEQEQECLVNKLMRKIEKLQAETDNKQTNLEQLRREMVELENTLEQEQEALVNKLWKRMDKLETEKRSLQIKLDQPVSDPTTPRDITNNAHANGGDTATSLSAHIQILRSEVLRYRSDLASAQKEATIKTQQYAQEEKSIREENARLQRKLKQEVERREALCRHLSESESSLEMDEERFYNENLMGGGSFAVATAAAAAAASAVSAQRQRTISSPVSHSPSSSRPLSPGTAVQNRCYACGQLVNRRASERFIKPALPTPMLGLNTSAPNVLTSTNPLLGILGTGSSSSSASVSAGNAAGGFLSNLGGERLSLGSSNSAGGSATFLAGGGGGGLLAQLTSHSSASSSSSNLMNISLNNSSSGNLVNSSSNSSLSAFTPTNPPSSAATAFIQPASPMDTSTCKD; encoded by the exons ATGGAAAGTCCCTGTGAATCCGAAAGTTCGCTGGACGGTGGCACCATGCTGCCACCAAGCCCAGTTTCCCGGGAGCAACTCCAGAAGAGGATCGAATCGCTCACCCAGCAGAACAA GGTGCTGAAAGCCGAACTGGATACCTTCAAGACCAAGTGCAAAGTGGTGCAAGAGGAGAATCGCTGCCTCAAGCAAGCCTCAGTCATCATT CAAGCCAAAGCCGAGCAGGAGGAAGAATACATCTCAAACACGCTGCTAAAAAAGATTCAGGCCCTCAAAAAGGAGAAGGAGACTCTGGCGCACCACTACGAGCGCGAGGAGGAGTGTCTGACCAACGATCTCTCCCGGAAGCTCGACCAGCTGCGTCAGGAGAAGTGCAAGCTGGAGCAGACACttgagcaggagcaggagtgCCTCGTCAACAAGCTTATGCGCAAGATTGAGAAGCTCCAGGCGGAGACGGACAACAAGCAGACCAATCTCGAGCAGCTGCGCCGCGAAATGGTCGAGTTGGAGAACACGCTTGAGCAGGAACAGGAAGCTCTTGTAAACAAGCTGTGGAAGCGCATGGACAAGCTGGAGACCGAGAAGCGTTCGCTGCAAATCAAGCTGGATCAGCCGGTTTCCGATCCGACTACGCCGCGAGACATCACAAACAACGCCCATGCCAATGGTGGCGATACGGCCACCAGTTTGAGTGCTCATATCCAGATTCTGCGCTCCGAAGTGCTTCGCTATCGCTCCGACCTGGCGAGCGCTCAGAAGGAAGCCACTATCAAAACACAGCAGTATGCGCAGGAAGAGAAGTCGATTCGCGAGGAAAACGCTCGCCTTCAGCGCAAGCTAAAGCAGGAGGTGGAGCGCCGCGAAGCCCTATGCCGGCACCTCTCCGAATCGGAATCCTCGCTGGAGATGGACGAGGAACGCTTCTACAACGAGAACCTGATGGGAGGCGGTTCGTTCGCTGTAGCGACggcagcagccgccgccgcagctTCAGCGGTGAGCGCCCAACGTCAACGCACCATCAGCAGTCCCGTCTCCCACAGTCCCTCGAGTAGCCGACCTCTAAGTCCGGGCACGGCGGTGCAAAACCGCTGCTATGCCTGCGGCCAGCTAGTG AATCGTCGTGCCAGCGAACGCTTCATAAAGCCAGCACTGCCAACGCCCATGCTGGGCCTGAACACTTCCGCACCGAACGTGCTGACCTCAACCAACCCACTGCTGGGCATTTTGGGAACCGGCAGCTCCTCATCGTCCGCGTCCGTATCAGCTGGGAATGCCGCTGGCGGCTTTCTCTCGAATCTGGGAGGCGAACGCCTAAGCCTTGGCTCGTCAAATTCGGCTGGCGGCAGTGCCACCTTCTTGGCCggcggtggaggtggaggtcTGCTGGCCCAGCTCACTAGCCACTCCAGCgcttcgtcgtcgtcgtccaaTTTGATGAACATCAGCCTGAACAACTCGTCCAGCGGCAATCTTgttaacagcagcagcaactcctcACTGTCGGCGTTTACGCCAACCAATCCGCCCAGCTCGGCGGCCACGGCCTTtatccagccagccagtccaATGGACACGTCCACCTGCAAGGACTAG